The following coding sequences lie in one Drosophila sulfurigaster albostrigata strain 15112-1811.04 chromosome 2R, ASM2355843v2, whole genome shotgun sequence genomic window:
- the LOC133836390 gene encoding uncharacterized protein LOC133836390: MADYRGDCFYDCNSESENGDEDSVIEHEPKKCEQIIRAVGGFSTPNFDDPLEIRQTLERVSDNSRLLLRSVGGKCDCLEHSDRHTSATFFYPATLEICARLLTDKSSACPASCRCRLRNEPVKLQLPMELNPYSGQVNMKIFQHALKAMTVVDGCYCAGAGDKRQPNAEPGTKTEKATSAKITKVPEADPGGGADGGFEHPLAPRSGAGLGSGFGFTPGGLRRYTQRHNYVHKSGRKVRWPDIL, from the coding sequence ATGGCCGATTACAGGGGTGATTGCTTCTATGATTGCAATAGCGAGAGTGAAAACGGCGATGAAGATAGTGTGATTGAGCATGAGCCTAAAAAATGCGAGCAGATCATTCGAGCAGTTGGCGGTTTTAGTACGCCCAATTTTGATGATCCGCTCGAGATACGCCAAACACTTGAGCGTGTTTCGGACAATTCGCGTTTGCTCCTTCGTAGCGTTGGTGGCAAATGCGATTGTCTGGAGCATTCGGATCGACATACATCAGCCACATTCTTTTATCCAGCCACATTAGAAATATGCGCTCGTCTATTAACTGATAAGTCGAGTGCATGTCCTGCAAGTTGCCGGTGCCGGCTGCGTAACGAACCAGTTAAACTGCAGCTTCCCATGGAGCTCAATCCATACAGTGGGCAagttaatatgaaaatttttcaACACGCACTAAAAGCAATGACTGTGGTCGACGGTTGCTATTGTGCTGGTGCTGGTGATAAGCGACAGCCAAATGCGGAACCGGGAACTAAAACTGAAAAGGCGACAAGTGCCAAAATCACTAAAGTTCCAGAAGCTGATCCTGGCGGAGGAGCAGATGGTGGCTTCGAGCATCCACTTGCGCCTCGATCCGGCGCGGGGCTTGGATCTGGTTTTGGCTTTACACCTGGCGGTTTGAGACGATATACACAACGACATAATTACGTCCACAAAAGTGGGCGTAAAGTTCGTTGGCCAGATATCTTGTGA